The uncultured Cohaesibacter sp. genome window below encodes:
- a CDS encoding alpha-glucosidase/alpha-galactosidase, which produces MKQVKITYIGGGSQQWALRLMADLALSDKLTGSLVLYDIDHAAALKNKEISARIFDKPGACSRFVVEVEDSLDEALRGADFVVISIEPGPTEKRFIDLKIPEKYGIFQTVGDTTGPGGIARAIRSIPTMAEFAHRIMAVCPDAWVINYTNPMAWCTGALYAAEPDIKALGCCHEVFHTQEMLAKWIAETYKVDLPRRQDVKLDISGVNHFTFATDAVWKGRSILAEFAAAMTEGEPEGLSRIALEREAKEEWFTSEFKIAEDFLARFGVLGAAGDRHLAEFVPWYLSSKAEINSWGVCMTTYEWRIKRANNPDEARQKYLEEDLAPSGEEGVLLLEALAGATDELVRTNFNMPNIGQNPDAPVGAIVESYGLISKNKVEPIGCGILPSAVQALEDRVLDIQQLVLDGVMNRDRKMVFAGFAIDPLNTISPRAARAMFDEIWTALALDW; this is translated from the coding sequence ATGAAACAAGTCAAGATTACCTATATCGGCGGCGGCAGTCAGCAATGGGCGCTGCGCCTGATGGCCGATCTGGCGCTGTCCGACAAGCTGACCGGCAGCCTCGTGCTTTATGACATAGACCATGCCGCCGCTCTGAAAAACAAGGAGATCAGCGCCCGGATTTTCGACAAGCCCGGCGCGTGCAGCCGCTTTGTTGTGGAGGTTGAAGATAGCCTCGATGAGGCCCTCAGGGGAGCCGATTTCGTCGTCATCTCGATTGAGCCGGGGCCAACAGAGAAGCGGTTCATCGACCTCAAGATCCCGGAAAAATACGGCATCTTCCAGACGGTCGGCGACACCACTGGTCCGGGAGGCATCGCCCGCGCCATCCGCTCGATCCCGACCATGGCCGAGTTTGCCCACCGTATCATGGCCGTCTGCCCCGATGCGTGGGTGATCAACTATACCAATCCGATGGCCTGGTGCACGGGAGCGCTCTATGCCGCAGAGCCAGACATCAAGGCGCTTGGCTGTTGCCACGAGGTGTTCCACACCCAGGAGATGCTGGCCAAGTGGATTGCCGAGACCTACAAGGTCGATCTGCCGCGCCGTCAGGACGTCAAGCTCGACATTTCCGGCGTCAACCATTTCACCTTCGCCACCGATGCCGTCTGGAAGGGGCGCAGCATTCTGGCTGAATTTGCCGCCGCCATGACAGAAGGTGAGCCGGAGGGCCTCAGCCGGATTGCGCTTGAGCGCGAAGCAAAGGAAGAATGGTTTACCTCCGAGTTCAAGATCGCCGAGGATTTCCTTGCCCGCTTCGGCGTGCTGGGTGCTGCCGGGGACAGGCATCTGGCCGAGTTCGTGCCGTGGTATCTCTCGTCAAAGGCAGAGATCAACAGTTGGGGTGTTTGCATGACCACCTATGAGTGGCGTATCAAGCGAGCCAACAACCCCGATGAAGCCCGCCAGAAATATCTCGAAGAAGATCTTGCCCCCTCAGGCGAGGAAGGTGTGCTGCTGCTAGAAGCGCTGGCAGGCGCAACGGATGAGCTGGTCCGCACCAACTTCAACATGCCCAACATCGGGCAGAACCCGGATGCGCCGGTCGGCGCCATCGTCGAGAGTTATGGCCTCATTTCCAAAAACAAGGTCGAGCCGATCGGCTGTGGCATCCTGCCATCAGCCGTTCAGGCGCTGGAAGATCGCGTGTTGGACATCCAGCAACTGGTGCTTGATGGCGTGATGAACCGGGACAGGAAGATGGTCTTTGCCGGCTTTGCCATCGATCCGCTCAACACCATCAGCCCACGGGCTGCACGGGCGATGTTCGACGAGATCTGGACTGCGCTGGCGCTTGACTGGTAG